ATGCTGTCTGCCTGATCTATGCACATGATGACCAGCACGATATCTTCTAATATACTACTGTCAAAGTCTGTTTTCAGATCCAGTTGAGAAGGAATAACGCGATTCTGTAATTCCACAGAAAGTCGCTCTGCTTTTGCAAAGCTCCTGCCGGCAACGATGACTTGTTCGGGATATCGTTCAGACAGATGCTCACTTATAATACGGCCTACGGCACCATATCCTCCTATAATCAGTATTTTTCCAATCATTTTCTTGTGTTTTGGACAAATGTATTTCAAACAAAAAGATCCGACAAGTAGTTACCAAATGGGAACTATAAGAAAAAAACAGGAAAAGTATTGTACAGATTAGTTTGTAAGTTTGTGCCGGAATAATTTCTCATGCAGTATTATGGAGAAAAAGATATACGATGCCAATTCATGTATAATGACCGGTTTTTTCGGGATGATAGGAGGGAAGTGGAAAGCTGTGATCCTTTATCTTGTCGAGCAGGACAGAAACAGATTTAGCCTGCTGCTGGAAGCCATGCCTGGCATCAGTAAAAAAGTATTGACAGAACAGTTGCGAGAGCTTGAAGATGACGGATTGCTTAAACGAGAGGTGTTGGTCGTTAAAGCACCTATGGTTGTACTGTATTCTCTTTCTGAAAAAGGAAAGTCTTTACGAAAATTAATTGACGGAATTATCACGTGGACTGCAGAACAGGCTTAGCAAAATCGTATTGTATCTGGAATAGATAAGGGAAGTGAGGATGTGTGGAAAAAAAACAGCTTGCATAGTGGTCTGTTGCGTCTTTTCAATCACATATTTTTGAGAGGTCTCCATACATTTGCGCCCGTTTTTCATATATTTGCTGTTGCACTTTAATAAATTAGAACATGTCAACTCTATTTTCGAAGATTGTTGCAGGTGAAATCCCTGCACACAAGGTTGCGGAGAGTATTGATTACCTGGCTTTTTTGGATATTCAGCCTTTGACCCGAGGTCATGTATTGGTGATTCCAAAACGCGAAACCGATTACATCTTTGATATTTCTGATGATGAGTATATGGGCCTGTGGATCTTTGCTAAGATTGTTGCACAGGGTATAAAAAAAGTTTTTCCTTGCCGTAAAGTTGGAATTGCTGTTGTTGGTCTGGAAGTAAATCACGCACACATTCATCTGATTCCACTAAATGCCGTTCATGATATGAATTTTGAAAAGCCAAAACTAAGCCTGCCTGATGAGGAACTGGCAAAAATAGCAGAGGACATAAGAGAAGCAATTGCGAGTGTTACAAACAGTAACTAACGGTAGTTTTTATTTCATCAAACATGTATATTTTATAACCATGGCATCATTTTCGTTTTTCGGAAATATTGAATATGTCAGTACTTACCTGAGTTGTTTTTCAGGTAACGGTTAGCGGTATACTAAATTAGATATATGCAAGAGTTTTTGTTGTCATTTCAACAATTAATGGACGCTGAACATTTACTGAGTTCAGGAGGTTTCTATTTAGTTGTATTGATCGTTTTTGCCGAGACAGGATTGTTCTTTGGTTTTTTCCTTCCGGGAGATTATTTATTGTTTTTAGCCGGCCTTTTCTGTGCTTTGAATAAAGTTGATGTTAGTATTGAAACCATGTATTTTGGAATTTTGCTGGCAGGTATAGCCGGTAATTTTGCCGGATATTGGTTTGGTTACCGAACGGGGCCTATGCTCTTTAAACGAAAGGATTCGTGGATTTTCAAGCGTAAGTACATTATAATGGCGGAAGAGTTTTACCAAAAATATGGTGGAACCGCTTTAATTATAGGAAGGTTTGTTCCGATTATTCGTACATTTGCACCCATATTTGCGGGTGTAGTTAAGCTCGATTTTAAGAAATTTGTTATTTATAATGTATTTGGAGCCTTTTTATGGGTTACCTTATTGACATTATCCGGATACTTTCTGGGTGTCAAATTTCCGGGAATCATTAATTATGTCGAGTACATTATCGTAGGGATGATAGCTATTGCTTTCCTTCCTATTGTAATTGCACTCCTGAAAAGGGCAATAAAAAACAGAAAAAATAAAACAACAGATAAACAGTAATAATTAAATGAGTACACAAAACCCTTGGCATCAGGTCTCTCCTGGAAGTAATATGCCGGAATCAGTCAATGCAATTATTGAGATCTCTAACGGATCAAAAGGAAAATATGAGCTTGATAAAGAAAGTGGTCTGCTAATTTTGGATCGTGTAATGAGTTCTGCAGTTACCTATCCTGCTAACTACGGCTTTATTCCTCAGACATATTGTGATGATAAGGATCCTTTGGATATCCTGGTCATCTGTTCAGTAGATATTATGCCAATGAGTCTGGTTGAAGCTAAGATAATCGGTGTAATGAATATGGTCGATGGAGGTGAACAGGATGACAAAATCATCGCTGTTGCCAAAAATGATCCTGTAATGAATTACATTAATAATATTGAAGAACTTCCTCCTCATACGATGAAGGAAATTGTACAGTTCTTTGAAACATACAAGGCTTTGGAAAATAAACAAGTAGTGGTAGAAGGTGTGCAAGGTCGTGAGAAAGCGCAGGAAATCTTGTTGGAAAGTCTTGAGTTGTACAAGCAAACATTTGTTAACAAATAACTTAAATAATGGCTCTCGATGTTTTTTGGACACTCTTGTTAGTACTTGCTAATGGTTTTTTTGTGGCTGCCGAATTTGCCATTGTAAAAGTTCGGGCTTCTCAAATAGAACTACAAGCCAAATCCGGAAGTAAAGTAGCAAAAGTTGCTAAAAATATTACAGAGCATTTAGATGGATACCTGGCTGCCACACAGCTAGGTATTACACTTGCCTCTCTTGCCTTAGGTTGGATTGGAGAACGTGTAATGACTGACATCGTGGGCAACTTTTTCCAATTTGTAGGTGTAGATATCTCTGCAGGTTGGGCTAAGACAGGTGGTCATGTGCTGGCATTTGCCATTATAACTATTCTCCATGTGGTGCTTGGTGAATTGGCGCCCAAGT
The Sphingobacterium spiritivorum genome window above contains:
- a CDS encoding winged helix-turn-helix transcriptional regulator, translated to MEKKIYDANSCIMTGFFGMIGGKWKAVILYLVEQDRNRFSLLLEAMPGISKKVLTEQLRELEDDGLLKREVLVVKAPMVVLYSLSEKGKSLRKLIDGIITWTAEQA
- a CDS encoding DedA family protein — encoded protein: MQEFLLSFQQLMDAEHLLSSGGFYLVVLIVFAETGLFFGFFLPGDYLLFLAGLFCALNKVDVSIETMYFGILLAGIAGNFAGYWFGYRTGPMLFKRKDSWIFKRKYIIMAEEFYQKYGGTALIIGRFVPIIRTFAPIFAGVVKLDFKKFVIYNVFGAFLWVTLLTLSGYFLGVKFPGIINYVEYIIVGMIAIAFLPIVIALLKRAIKNRKNKTTDKQ
- a CDS encoding HIT family protein — encoded protein: MSTLFSKIVAGEIPAHKVAESIDYLAFLDIQPLTRGHVLVIPKRETDYIFDISDDEYMGLWIFAKIVAQGIKKVFPCRKVGIAVVGLEVNHAHIHLIPLNAVHDMNFEKPKLSLPDEELAKIAEDIREAIASVTNSN
- a CDS encoding inorganic diphosphatase; translation: MSTQNPWHQVSPGSNMPESVNAIIEISNGSKGKYELDKESGLLILDRVMSSAVTYPANYGFIPQTYCDDKDPLDILVICSVDIMPMSLVEAKIIGVMNMVDGGEQDDKIIAVAKNDPVMNYINNIEELPPHTMKEIVQFFETYKALENKQVVVEGVQGREKAQEILLESLELYKQTFVNK